A genome region from Bacteroides stercoris ATCC 43183 includes the following:
- a CDS encoding BamA/TamA family outer membrane protein: MNTKLKGCLLSLILLVTVTAVHAQTRLAEANTSADMDSAIILDSVPVKRNFFRKFLNYFNDANKEKKNKKFDFSIIGGPHYSSDTKLGLGLVAAGLYRSDRNDTILPPSNVSLYGDVSTVGFYLLGVRGTHLFPHDKYRLNYNLYFYSFPSLYWGAGYDNGANSDNESDYDRFQAQMKVDFMFRLARNFYVGPMAVFDYVYGHGFEKPELWEGMSTHTTNLSVGLSLLYDSRDFLTNAYKGYYLRIDQRFSPAFLGNKYAFSSTELDTRYYHTIWKGGVLAGQFHTLLNYGNPPWGLLATLGSSYSMRGYYEGRYRDKCAMDAQIELRQHVWKRNGVTVWVGAGTVFPKFSEFDVKHILPNYGFGYRWEFKKRVNVRLDLGFGKHQTGFIFNINEAF; this comes from the coding sequence ATGAACACAAAATTAAAAGGATGTCTGTTATCTTTAATCTTGTTGGTGACTGTAACTGCTGTGCATGCACAAACACGTTTGGCAGAAGCAAATACTTCGGCAGACATGGATTCTGCCATCATTCTTGATTCTGTTCCTGTAAAGCGGAACTTTTTCAGAAAATTTCTGAATTATTTTAACGATGCCAATAAAGAAAAGAAAAATAAGAAATTCGATTTTAGCATTATCGGCGGACCGCACTACTCCAGCGATACCAAATTAGGGTTGGGACTGGTGGCTGCGGGGCTTTACCGTTCCGACCGGAACGATACGATTCTGCCGCCTTCCAATGTTTCATTGTACGGAGATGTTTCTACGGTAGGCTTCTATCTGTTGGGAGTACGTGGAACGCATTTGTTTCCTCATGATAAGTATCGTTTGAACTACAATCTGTATTTCTATTCTTTTCCCAGTCTGTATTGGGGTGCAGGATACGACAATGGTGCCAACAGTGACAATGAGAGCGATTATGACCGCTTTCAAGCACAGATGAAAGTGGACTTTATGTTCCGGTTGGCACGTAATTTCTACGTAGGTCCCATGGCTGTATTCGATTATGTATACGGACATGGTTTTGAAAAACCGGAACTGTGGGAAGGCATGAGCACGCATACTACGAATCTAAGTGTAGGTTTATCGTTGCTTTATGATTCGCGCGACTTCCTGACAAATGCGTATAAAGGATACTATTTGAGGATAGACCAACGTTTCAGTCCGGCATTTTTGGGAAATAAATATGCTTTCAGCAGTACAGAACTGGATACGAGGTATTATCATACCATATGGAAAGGCGGCGTTCTGGCGGGGCAGTTTCATACACTGCTCAATTACGGAAATCCACCTTGGGGACTGTTGGCAACTTTAGGCAGTTCGTATTCCATGCGTGGCTATTATGAAGGGCGTTATCGTGACAAATGTGCCATGGATGCTCAGATTGAGCTTCGCCAGCATGTATGGAAACGAAACGGAGTGACTGTATGGGTAGGAGCGGGAACTGTTTTCCCAAAGTTTTCCGAGTTTGACGTGAAGCATATTCTTCCTAATTATGGCTTCGGCTATCGCTGGGAATTTAAAAAGAGGGTGAATGTACGTTTGGATTTAGGGTTTGGCAAACATCAGACCGGATTTATATTTAATATCAATGAAGCTTTTTAG
- a CDS encoding DoxX family protein, producing the protein MLKRFLFPTNPNGVFISVILLVVRIVFGILMMNHGIDKWANYQELSTVFPDPLGIGSPLSLGLAIFGELACSMAFIIGFLYRLAMIPMIFTMCVAFFIVHGNDPFAVKELAFVYLVVFVLMYIIGPGKFAVDRWISQSLSRK; encoded by the coding sequence ATGTTAAAACGATTTTTATTTCCTACCAATCCGAATGGCGTTTTTATATCTGTTATATTATTAGTAGTCAGAATTGTATTCGGTATTCTGATGATGAATCACGGTATTGATAAATGGGCAAACTATCAGGAACTTTCTACGGTGTTCCCCGACCCTCTCGGCATCGGCAGTCCCCTTTCTCTGGGATTGGCCATCTTTGGCGAACTGGCATGCTCAATGGCATTCATCATAGGCTTCTTATACAGATTGGCAATGATTCCTATGATATTTACGATGTGTGTGGCATTCTTCATTGTTCATGGCAATGATCCGTTTGCGGTAAAAGAACTTGCATTTGTTTATTTGGTGGTATTTGTATTGATGTATATTATAGGACCGGGAAAATTTGCCGTAGACCGCTGGATTTCCCAATCTCTTTCTCGCAAATAG
- a CDS encoding DUF3332 domain-containing protein, with the protein MKKFNLKLAATVMVCGAFLFSSCIGSFGLHSKLLSWNEGIGNKFVNELVYLAFNIIPVYGICYLADALVINSIEFWSGSNPMASIGEVKKVKGENGNYLVETLENGYSITKEGETASMELIYDKDLNTWNVVAEGVSTELLQINNDGTAQMTLPNGEDLTVTLDAQGVSAARQATMVNTYYAAR; encoded by the coding sequence ATGAAAAAGTTCAATTTGAAATTGGCTGCAACTGTAATGGTATGCGGTGCTTTTCTTTTCAGTTCATGTATCGGTTCTTTCGGATTGCATAGCAAGCTGTTGAGTTGGAACGAAGGTATTGGAAATAAATTTGTCAATGAGCTTGTTTACCTGGCATTCAATATCATTCCGGTATATGGTATATGCTATTTGGCAGATGCTTTGGTTATCAATTCTATTGAATTCTGGAGCGGAAGCAACCCTATGGCAAGCATTGGTGAGGTAAAGAAAGTAAAAGGCGAAAACGGAAACTATCTGGTAGAAACTCTTGAGAACGGTTATTCCATTACAAAAGAAGGCGAAACCGCATCTATGGAATTAATTTACGATAAAGATTTGAATACCTGGAATGTAGTTGCAGAAGGCGTCAGCACTGAACTTTTGCAGATTAACAATGACGGTACTGCACAGATGACTTTACCAAACGGTGAAGACCTGACCGTTACTTTGGATGCGCAGGGAGTATCTGCTGCACGTCAGGCAACTATGGTCAATACCTATTACGCTGCACGTTAA
- a CDS encoding BamA/TamA family outer membrane protein, with the protein MKKGFRYALFATAVLLFASCSATKYVPEGSYLLDEVRIQTDNREIKPSGLSMYVRQNPNAKWFSLIKTQLYVYNWSGRDSARWINRTLRRIGDAPVIYKEEETKRSGEEMKKAVQNMGYMSATVEPVIQIKKKKLKLTYKVSSGKPYKIRSLKYDIRDGKIREYMRQDSAGTYLTEGMYFDVNRLDAERQRITDNLLRNGYYKFNKEYISYTADTVRNTYQVDVTMHLAPFRQHNDDSPQNHRQYYINKVNFITDYNVLESSALSSIEINDSVHYKGFPIYYKDKLYLRPKVLTNNLSIVPGSLYNEPDVQRTYSNFGRLQALKYTNIRFFETQVGDTAKLNAYVMLTKSKYQSVSFELEGTNSAGDLGAAASVSFQNRNMFKGSETFMIKLRGAYEAVSGLQGGYNHEDYTELGAEATINFPRFLFPFLSNDFRRKIRATTEFGVQYNYQIRPEFSRIIASANWSYKWGLQRQRAQHRIDLLDINYLYMPSISQEFRDKYLNNEQNYILKYNYDDRLIVRTGYSYTYNSAGQALMNNAIIGNSYSIRFNFESAGNLLYAFARMTNMKKNEDGEYSLLSIPFAQYVKGDFDFAKNIVIDNRNSIAFHVGAGIAVPYGNATIVPFEKRYFSGGANSVRGWSVRDLGPGVFPGDGNFMNQSGDVKLDASIEYRTRLFWKFRGAIFVDAGNIWTLRDYKDQPGGKFEFNKFYKQIAVAYGLGLRLDLDFFVLRFDGGMKAVNPVYNTKKEHFPIIHPKFSRDFAFHFAVGYPF; encoded by the coding sequence ATGAAGAAAGGCTTTCGCTACGCACTATTTGCTACCGCCGTACTCTTATTCGCTTCATGTTCTGCCACGAAATATGTGCCGGAAGGTTCATATTTGTTGGACGAGGTGCGCATACAGACGGACAACAGGGAAATCAAGCCTTCAGGCCTATCGATGTATGTCCGCCAGAATCCGAATGCCAAATGGTTCAGCCTGATAAAAACACAGTTGTATGTCTATAACTGGTCGGGCAGAGACTCTGCACGTTGGATAAACCGTACTTTGCGGCGCATAGGGGACGCTCCGGTCATCTATAAGGAAGAAGAAACGAAGCGCTCCGGTGAGGAAATGAAAAAAGCCGTACAAAATATGGGCTATATGAGCGCCACCGTAGAGCCGGTTATACAAATAAAGAAGAAGAAGCTGAAGCTGACCTATAAGGTGTCCAGTGGAAAACCTTATAAGATTCGTTCTCTTAAATACGATATCAGAGACGGGAAAATCAGGGAATATATGCGGCAGGATTCGGCAGGTACTTATCTGACGGAAGGAATGTATTTCGATGTAAACCGTTTGGATGCAGAACGTCAGCGCATTACGGACAATCTTCTTCGTAACGGATATTATAAATTCAATAAGGAATATATTTCTTACACGGCAGATACGGTGAGGAATACCTACCAGGTGGATGTAACCATGCATCTGGCGCCTTTTCGGCAGCACAATGACGATAGCCCGCAAAATCATCGGCAGTACTACATCAACAAGGTAAATTTTATAACGGATTATAATGTGTTGGAATCATCTGCTTTGAGCAGCATAGAAATCAACGACTCCGTACATTACAAGGGTTTTCCCATATATTATAAGGATAAACTTTATTTGCGCCCGAAGGTGCTGACTAATAATCTGAGTATTGTGCCGGGCAGTTTGTACAACGAACCGGATGTGCAACGTACCTATTCCAATTTCGGACGTTTGCAGGCATTGAAATATACCAATATCCGTTTCTTTGAAACGCAGGTAGGCGATACAGCCAAATTGAATGCCTACGTAATGCTGACAAAGAGCAAATACCAGTCCGTATCATTTGAATTGGAAGGAACCAACTCCGCAGGAGACTTGGGAGCTGCCGCATCCGTATCATTTCAGAACCGGAATATGTTCAAGGGTTCCGAGACTTTTATGATAAAGCTGCGGGGGGCTTACGAAGCGGTATCTGGCTTGCAAGGCGGATATAACCACGAGGACTATACGGAATTAGGGGCGGAAGCAACGATCAACTTTCCGCGGTTTCTCTTTCCGTTTCTTTCCAACGACTTCCGGAGGAAGATACGTGCTACTACGGAATTTGGCGTACAGTATAATTATCAGATACGTCCGGAGTTTTCACGCATCATTGCTTCTGCCAATTGGAGTTACAAATGGGGATTGCAACGTCAGCGTGCTCAGCATCGCATTGATTTGCTGGATATCAACTACCTGTATATGCCTTCCATTTCGCAGGAGTTCCGCGACAAATATTTGAATAACGAACAGAACTATATTTTAAAATACAACTACGACGACCGCCTGATTGTCCGCACAGGATACAGCTATACATACAATAGCGCAGGACAAGCCCTGATGAATAATGCAATCATCGGCAACTCATATTCTATTCGCTTTAATTTTGAGTCTGCCGGTAATCTTCTGTATGCTTTTGCCAGAATGACAAACATGAAGAAGAATGAAGACGGGGAGTATTCATTGCTGAGTATCCCATTCGCACAATATGTCAAAGGGGATTTCGATTTTGCCAAGAATATCGTTATAGACAACCGCAATTCCATTGCATTCCATGTGGGAGCCGGCATAGCCGTTCCTTACGGCAATGCAACGATTGTGCCTTTTGAAAAGCGTTATTTTTCAGGTGGTGCAAACAGTGTACGCGGCTGGTCGGTACGTGATTTGGGCCCCGGTGTGTTTCCCGGTGACGGAAACTTCATGAATCAGTCGGGAGATGTTAAGTTGGATGCAAGTATCGAATACCGCACACGCCTTTTCTGGAAGTTCAGAGGAGCGATTTTTGTGGATGCGGGCAACATCTGGACCTTGCGCGATTACAAAGACCAGCCGGGCGGGAAGTTTGAATTCAATAAGTTCTATAAGCAGATAGCCGTAGCCTACGGATTGGGCCTACGGTTGGATCTGGACTTCTTTGTCCTGCGCTTTGACGGTGGTATGAAAGCTGTCAATCCGGTGTATAACACTAAAAAGGAGCATTTCCCTATTATACATCCTAAATTCAGCCGCGATTTTGCATTTCATTTTGCGGTAGGATATCCATTCTGA
- a CDS encoding RNA methyltransferase: MALSKNRIKYIRSLELKKNRKADKVFLAEGPKLVGDLLGHFRCRFLIATSEWLSAHRHLAVEDVTEVSEEELSRASLLKTPQQVLAVFEQPDESVDVSVISRSLCLALDDVQDPGNLGTIIRLADWFGIEHIFCSPNTVDVYNPKTVQATMGGIARVKLHYISLPELIASLEDIPVYGTFLDGENMYTQPLSAYGLIVMGNEGNGIGDEVKRLINRKLYIPNYPAERETSESLNVAIATAVVCAEFRRQAAML; the protein is encoded by the coding sequence ATGGCACTGAGCAAGAATCGCATTAAATATATCCGTTCACTGGAATTGAAAAAGAATCGCAAAGCCGATAAAGTATTCCTGGCAGAAGGCCCGAAACTGGTAGGAGATTTGCTGGGGCACTTCCGTTGCCGCTTCCTGATTGCAACTTCCGAATGGCTTTCCGCCCACAGGCATTTGGCTGTGGAAGATGTGACCGAAGTTTCCGAAGAGGAACTTTCGCGCGCCAGCCTGCTGAAAACTCCCCAACAGGTACTCGCCGTGTTCGAACAGCCGGACGAATCTGTGGATGTTTCCGTCATAAGCCGCTCCCTTTGCCTGGCATTGGACGATGTGCAGGACCCCGGCAATTTGGGAACAATCATCCGCCTTGCCGACTGGTTTGGAATCGAACATATCTTCTGTTCGCCCAACACGGTGGATGTCTACAATCCTAAAACCGTACAGGCTACCATGGGCGGCATCGCACGGGTGAAACTGCATTATATTTCCCTGCCCGAACTTATTGCTTCACTGGAAGACATACCGGTATACGGCACTTTCCTGGATGGAGAAAACATGTATACACAACCGCTTTCGGCGTACGGACTGATAGTAATGGGGAATGAGGGCAACGGCATAGGAGATGAAGTGAAACGGCTCATCAACCGGAAACTGTACATTCCCAATTATCCGGCAGAACGCGAAACTTCCGAATCTTTGAATGTTGCCATTGCTACCGCAGTAGTTTGTGCCGAGTTCCGGCGGCAGGCAGCAATGTTGTAG
- a CDS encoding DUF4296 domain-containing protein: MKRKRRIQWYYSVILLAFGLTACQVKRPDTVISDAKMENVLYDFHIAKAMGEEVPYSESYKRVLYIESVYRKHGITQADFDTSMVWYARHPDALTKVYEKVNQRLKAERDGINHLIALRDNKPKESSPGDSIDVWRGRHICYLTGTPMDNKLTFTLPSDTNFKDRDTLRWTVRFRFLNGTPDSLHAPLMAMQVLYAKDTLNDMLKVKQSGTETISLFADTLGEIKEIRGFIYYPAQQSTRDVLADRISLMRYHAKDTLFKAPADSLEAGDKELKKEPVPGKPAELKRQSEEKDTVRQRSERRPRPRLRQTTEKQ; the protein is encoded by the coding sequence ATGAAAAGGAAAAGACGGATTCAATGGTATTATAGCGTAATCCTTCTGGCGTTCGGTCTGACGGCATGTCAGGTTAAAAGACCTGATACGGTTATATCGGACGCCAAAATGGAAAACGTACTTTATGACTTCCACATTGCAAAGGCAATGGGAGAGGAGGTTCCTTACAGCGAAAGTTATAAGCGTGTGCTGTACATTGAATCGGTTTACAGGAAACACGGCATTACCCAGGCCGACTTCGATACTTCCATGGTGTGGTATGCCCGCCATCCGGATGCCCTTACAAAAGTCTACGAAAAAGTAAACCAGCGGTTGAAAGCCGAGAGGGACGGTATCAATCATTTAATAGCCTTGCGCGACAACAAGCCCAAAGAATCTTCTCCGGGCGACAGTATAGACGTATGGAGAGGCCGGCACATCTGTTATCTTACCGGAACTCCGATGGATAACAAACTGACTTTCACACTTCCTTCGGACACCAATTTCAAGGACAGAGATACGCTGCGTTGGACAGTCCGTTTCCGTTTCCTGAACGGAACACCCGACAGTCTGCACGCACCTTTAATGGCAATGCAGGTTCTTTATGCCAAAGATACGCTGAACGATATGCTCAAGGTAAAGCAATCGGGCACGGAGACTATTTCTTTATTTGCCGACACATTGGGAGAAATAAAAGAAATACGAGGCTTTATCTATTATCCTGCACAGCAATCCACACGGGATGTGTTGGCAGACCGCATCAGCCTGATGCGCTACCACGCAAAGGATACCTTGTTCAAGGCTCCGGCAGATAGCCTTGAGGCAGGCGACAAAGAACTGAAGAAAGAACCCGTTCCGGGCAAACCGGCAGAACTGAAGCGGCAGAGTGAAGAGAAAGATACTGTCCGTCAACGCTCTGAAAGGCGTCCGCGTCCAAGATTGCGCCAAACCACTGAAAAACAATGA
- a CDS encoding lipoprotein signal peptidase encodes MKNFFTKGRIALLVIFSVLIIDQVIKVIVKTHMYWHESIRITDWFYIYFTENNGMAFGLEIFGKLFLTSFRIVAVGVIGWFLYKFIKHGMKTGFIVCVSLILTGALGNIIDSVFYGVLFNESTYSQLATFMPEGGGYAPLLYGKVVDMFYFPIIETNWPAWMPFIGGDHFIFFSPIFNFADAAISCGIIALLLFYSKYLNDSYHVIKKS; translated from the coding sequence ATGAAGAATTTTTTCACGAAAGGGCGGATAGCCTTACTCGTTATTTTCTCGGTATTGATTATCGATCAGGTAATCAAGGTGATTGTAAAGACGCACATGTATTGGCATGAGAGCATACGCATCACCGATTGGTTTTACATTTATTTTACCGAAAACAACGGTATGGCTTTTGGTTTGGAGATATTCGGGAAATTGTTCCTTACTTCATTTCGAATCGTTGCGGTAGGAGTGATAGGCTGGTTCCTGTACAAGTTCATAAAGCATGGAATGAAAACAGGGTTTATTGTCTGTGTCTCGCTCATCCTGACGGGTGCGCTGGGCAATATCATCGACAGCGTATTCTACGGAGTGCTGTTTAATGAAAGCACCTATTCGCAACTGGCAACCTTTATGCCCGAAGGCGGCGGATACGCTCCGCTGCTTTACGGTAAAGTGGTCGATATGTTCTATTTCCCTATTATCGAAACAAACTGGCCTGCGTGGATGCCGTTCATAGGTGGAGACCATTTCATCTTCTTCAGCCCGATTTTCAACTTTGCCGATGCGGCAATCAGTTGCGGTATCATAGCGCTGTTGCTCTTCTACAGTAAGTATTTGAATGATTCCTATCATGTTATAAAGAAATCATGA
- a CDS encoding TraR/DksA family transcriptional regulator: protein MAEKTRYSDAELEEFRAIILEKLELAQRDYELLKASLTGADGNDTDDTSPTYKVLEEGANTLSKEETTRLAQRQLKFIQGLQAALVRIENKTYGICRETGKLIPAERLRAVPHATLSIEAKNNGKK, encoded by the coding sequence ATGGCAGAAAAGACAAGATACTCGGATGCGGAATTGGAAGAATTCCGCGCCATTATTCTGGAAAAGTTGGAGTTGGCGCAACGCGACTATGAGTTGCTGAAAGCCAGCCTGACAGGTGCGGACGGTAATGACACCGACGACACATCTCCAACGTACAAAGTGCTGGAAGAAGGGGCAAACACCTTGTCCAAGGAAGAAACGACCCGTCTGGCACAACGCCAGTTGAAGTTTATCCAAGGATTGCAGGCCGCTTTGGTACGCATCGAGAACAAAACGTATGGTATCTGTCGCGAAACAGGCAAGCTGATTCCTGCCGAACGTCTGCGTGCAGTGCCTCATGCTACATTGAGCATCGAAGCTAAAAACAACGGCAAGAAATAA
- the ileS gene encoding isoleucine--tRNA ligase: MGKKFAEYSKFDLSEINKEVLKKWDENQVFAKSMTEREGCPSFVFFEGPPSANGMPGIHHVMARSIKDIFCRYKTMKGFQVKRKAGWDTHGLPVELGVEKALGITKEDIGKTISVAEYNAACRKDVMKFTKEWEDLTHKMGYWVDMQNPYITYDNRYIETLWWLLKQLHKKGLLYKGYTIQPYSPAAGTGLSSHELNQPGCYRDVKDTTVVGQFKMKNPKPEMAEWGTPYFLAWTTTPWTLPSNTALCVGPKIDYVAVQTYNGYTGEKMTVVLAKALLYTHFNKKAEELALEDYKPGDKLIPFKIVGEYKGPDLAGMEYEQLIPWVKPVEVDNDGNWSVSDKGFRVILGDYVTTEDGTGIVHIAPTFGADDAFVARAAGIPSLFMINKRGETRPMVDLTGKFYLLDELDERFVKECVDVDAYKEYQGRWVKNAYDPQFTVNGKYDEKAAQAAETLDIYICMMMKAANQAFKIEKHVHNYPHCWRTDKPVLYYPLDSWFIRSTACKERMIELNKTINWKPESTGTGRFGKWLENLNDWNLSRSRYWGTPLPIWRTEDGDEEKCIESVEELYNEIEKSVAAGLMSSNPYKDKGFQPGVYTQENYDKIDLHRPYVDDIVLVSKAGKPMKRESDLIDVWFDSGSMPYAQIHYPFENKELLDSHQVYPADFIAEGVDQTRGWFFTLHAIATMVFDSISYKAVISNGLVLDKNGNKMSKRLGNAVDPFSTIEKYGSDPLRWYMITNSSPWDNLKFDVDGVEEVRRKFFGTLYNTYSFFALYANVDGFEYKEADVPMAERPEIDRWIISVLNTLVKDVDNCYNEYEPTKAGRLISDFVNDNLSNWYVRLNRKRFWGGGMTQDKLSAFQTLYTCLETVAKLMAPIAPFYADMLYSDLTAATGRDNVVSVHLAKFPECKEEMIDKELEARMQMAQDVTSMVLALRRKVNIKVRQPLQCIMVPVVDEEQRAHIEAVKALIMNEVNVKEIKFVDGAAGVLVKKVKCDFKKLGPKFGKQMKAVAAAVAGMPQEAIAELEKNGSYTLNLDGAEAVIETSDVEIFSEDIPGWLVANEGKLTVALEVTITEELRREGIARELVNRIQNIRKSSGFEITDKIKITLSKNPQTDDAVNEYKDYICNQVLGTSLTLTDNVEGGTELEFDDFRLYVSVVKE; encoded by the coding sequence ATGGGTAAGAAGTTTGCCGAATATTCAAAGTTTGACCTTTCGGAAATAAACAAGGAAGTGTTGAAGAAATGGGACGAAAACCAGGTTTTCGCCAAGAGTATGACAGAACGTGAAGGTTGTCCTTCTTTCGTGTTTTTCGAAGGACCGCCCTCGGCCAATGGCATGCCGGGTATTCACCATGTAATGGCGCGCTCCATTAAGGATATTTTCTGCCGCTACAAAACCATGAAGGGCTTCCAGGTGAAGCGCAAAGCCGGCTGGGACACGCACGGGCTTCCTGTGGAACTGGGTGTGGAAAAGGCGCTCGGCATCACCAAAGAAGATATTGGCAAGACTATTTCCGTTGCCGAATACAATGCCGCCTGCCGCAAGGATGTAATGAAATTTACTAAGGAGTGGGAAGACCTTACCCACAAAATGGGTTATTGGGTGGATATGCAGAATCCCTACATCACCTATGACAACCGTTACATCGAAACGCTGTGGTGGCTGTTGAAGCAACTTCACAAGAAAGGACTCCTTTATAAAGGATATACCATACAGCCGTATTCACCGGCTGCGGGAACAGGCTTGAGCTCGCACGAGCTGAACCAGCCCGGTTGCTACCGCGATGTAAAGGATACAACCGTAGTGGGACAGTTCAAGATGAAGAACCCGAAACCCGAAATGGCGGAGTGGGGTACTCCTTATTTCCTGGCATGGACTACGACTCCGTGGACACTGCCCTCGAACACCGCTCTCTGCGTAGGCCCGAAAATAGACTACGTGGCCGTACAGACCTACAACGGCTATACGGGCGAGAAGATGACCGTGGTACTTGCCAAAGCATTGCTCTATACTCACTTCAATAAAAAAGCGGAAGAGCTTGCATTAGAGGATTATAAGCCGGGAGACAAGCTTATCCCGTTCAAGATTGTAGGCGAATACAAAGGTCCGGACCTGGCAGGAATGGAATACGAACAACTCATTCCGTGGGTGAAACCGGTAGAGGTGGACAACGACGGCAATTGGAGCGTCAGCGACAAAGGCTTCCGTGTAATCCTCGGCGATTATGTAACCACGGAAGACGGTACGGGTATCGTACACATCGCTCCCACATTCGGTGCGGACGATGCTTTCGTAGCCCGTGCGGCAGGCATTCCTTCCCTGTTCATGATTAACAAGCGCGGCGAGACCCGTCCTATGGTGGACCTCACCGGTAAGTTCTATCTGCTGGACGAACTGGACGAAAGATTCGTAAAAGAGTGTGTCGATGTAGACGCCTACAAAGAATACCAGGGACGCTGGGTGAAGAATGCCTACGACCCGCAATTCACCGTCAACGGTAAGTATGACGAAAAAGCCGCTCAGGCCGCCGAGACTCTCGACATATATATATGTATGATGATGAAGGCTGCCAACCAGGCATTCAAGATAGAGAAGCACGTGCACAACTATCCGCATTGCTGGCGTACGGACAAACCGGTGTTGTACTACCCGTTGGATAGCTGGTTTATCCGTAGTACCGCCTGCAAGGAGCGTATGATAGAGTTGAACAAGACCATCAACTGGAAACCGGAAAGTACCGGTACGGGACGCTTCGGCAAGTGGCTGGAGAACTTGAACGACTGGAACCTGAGCCGTTCGCGCTACTGGGGTACTCCGTTGCCTATCTGGCGCACGGAAGACGGTGACGAAGAAAAATGTATCGAATCCGTAGAGGAACTTTACAACGAGATAGAGAAATCCGTTGCCGCCGGACTGATGTCATCCAATCCTTATAAGGACAAAGGTTTCCAGCCGGGCGTGTACACGCAGGAAAACTACGACAAGATAGACCTTCACCGTCCTTATGTAGATGATATTGTCCTTGTTTCCAAAGCCGGCAAACCCATGAAGCGCGAATCGGATTTGATTGACGTATGGTTCGACTCCGGCTCCATGCCGTATGCGCAGATACACTATCCGTTCGAGAACAAGGAACTGTTGGACAGCCACCAGGTATATCCCGCCGATTTCATCGCAGAAGGTGTGGACCAGACACGCGGCTGGTTCTTTACCCTGCATGCCATCGCCACAATGGTGTTCGACAGCATATCCTATAAAGCCGTCATATCGAACGGTCTGGTACTCGACAAGAACGGCAACAAGATGTCCAAGCGTTTGGGCAATGCCGTAGACCCGTTCTCTACCATCGAGAAATACGGTTCCGACCCCTTGCGCTGGTACATGATTACCAATTCTTCTCCGTGGGACAACCTGAAATTCGATGTAGACGGAGTGGAAGAGGTGCGCCGCAAATTCTTCGGAACCTTATATAATACGTATTCTTTCTTTGCCCTCTATGCCAACGTGGACGGATTTGAATACAAGGAAGCTGATGTGCCCATGGCGGAACGTCCGGAAATAGACCGCTGGATTATCTCCGTGCTGAACACATTGGTGAAGGATGTGGATAACTGCTACAACGAATACGAGCCTACCAAAGCCGGACGACTGATTTCGGACTTCGTGAACGACAATCTCTCCAACTGGTATGTCCGCCTGAACCGTAAACGTTTCTGGGGCGGCGGCATGACGCAGGATAAGCTGTCCGCGTTCCAAACGCTCTATACGTGTCTGGAAACCGTAGCCAAACTGATGGCGCCTATTGCTCCGTTCTATGCCGATATGCTCTATTCGGACCTGACGGCAGCTACCGGACGCGACAACGTTGTCTCCGTTCATCTGGCAAAATTCCCCGAATGCAAGGAAGAGATGATAGACAAGGAGCTGGAAGCACGCATGCAAATGGCACAGGACGTTACTTCTATGGTATTGGCGCTGCGCCGTAAGGTGAACATCAAAGTCCGCCAACCGCTACAGTGCATCATGGTTCCGGTAGTGGACGAAGAGCAACGCGCCCACATCGAAGCCGTAAAAGCACTTATCATGAACGAGGTGAACGTAAAGGAAATCAAGTTTGTGGACGGTGCAGCCGGTGTGCTTGTGAAGAAAGTGAAGTGCGACTTCAAGAAGCTGGGCCCGAAATTCGGCAAGCAGATGAAAGCCGTTGCCGCAGCCGTTGCCGGAATGCCGCAGGAAGCCATTGCCGAGCTGGAAAAGAACGGTTCCTATACGCTGAATCTGGACGGTGCGGAAGCCGTAATCGAGACATCCGATGTGGAAATCTTCAGTGAAGACATTCCAGGATGGCTGGTGGCCAATGAAGGCAAGCTGACTGTAGCTTTGGAAGTTACCATCACCGAAGAACTTCGCCGCGAGGGTATTGCCCGCGAATTGGTGAACCGTATCCAGAATATCCGCAAGTCGAGCGGCTTTGAGATAACGGACAAAATAAAGATTACATTATCAAAAAATCCGCAAACGGATGATGCGGTAAATGAATATAAAGACTATATTTGTAACCAGGTTTTAGGAACATCACTGACGCTGACGGACAATGTGGAAGGCGGAACGGAACTCGAATTCGACGATTTCAGACTGTATGTAAGCGTTGTGAAAGAATGA